The following are from one region of the Amia ocellicauda isolate fAmiCal2 chromosome 1, fAmiCal2.hap1, whole genome shotgun sequence genome:
- the lpin1a gene encoding phosphatidate phosphatase LPIN1 isoform X4: MNYVGQLAGQVLVQVKELYRGLNPATLSGCIDVIVVRQPDGSLQCSPFHVRFGKMGVLRSREKVVDIEINGESVSLHMKLGENGEAFFVKETENDKEVVPSYLATSPIVSQGAALMEAQLGKGSARGSEPGALCPTVASALLAHSGGDSPQGNCSVKKRRKRRRKSKLDSVKREDNGEDSEDDDMFPIDMSSDEELGTELGDHSRTSSCDDAAMGNCSGSAFMQSQVYARSDGEWSPVQSQTTEYSARCTLPIPASGGLSVSCPQNSSLFQSTDSPSGSRPSTPKSDSELVTKGSDKGKKNNPEMLWAWGELPQAAKRSFSSKSEQSVLVNIPVSESTHFRVISGDSPPETRDNSTPPPALFGPAGLCESEAAGGLELEALVAGAAGATSRLHLESEDPSPCTGQPRAASKTDSPSKKKDKRSRHLGADGVYLDDITELEPEVAALYFPKSDGGGPGRSCSESGARSANQSPQSVGSSGMDSGVESFSDQLGDLPSITISLCGGLTDNKEITIEQFQEKAVSYQQFVENPAIIDDPNLVVKIGSKYYNWTTAAPLMLAMQAFQKPLPKATVENIMKEKMPRKGGRWWFSWRGRNSSAKPESTSEQGLGVKGEQTGNMDSAGRYEPMKDESSSSDEDHRAARSADSTQAEPVSLSSAGVSYKKTLRLTSEQLMSLQLKDGPNDVVFSVTTQYQGTCRCEGTIYLWSWDDKIVISDIDGTITRSDTLGHILPTLGKDWTHQGIARLYHKVSQNGYKFLYCSARAIGMADMTRGYLHWVNERGTMLPQGPVLLSPSSLFSALHREVIEKKPEKFKIECLTDIKNLFFPNPQPFYAAFGNRPTDVYSYKEVGVPLNRIFTVNPKGELVQEHAKTNISSYVRLCEVVDHVFPLMRCGDSSDFPCSDTFSQFTYWREQLPSVESPDIHIESS; the protein is encoded by the exons ATGAACTACGTGGGGCAGCTGGCGGGGCAGGTGCTGGTGCAGGTAAAGGAGCTGTACCGCGGCTTGAACCCCGCCACGCTGTCAGGCTGCATCGACGTCATCGTGGTGCGCCAGCCCGACGGCAGCCTGCAGTGCTCCCCCTTCCACGTGCGATTCGGGAAGATGGGCGTGCTGAGGTCCCGGGAGAAAGTG GTGGACATAGAGATCAACGGGGAATCTGTGAGTCTGCACATGAAGCTCGGAGAAAACGGGGAAGCTTTCTTCGTGAAAGAGACAGAGAATGATAAG GAGGTCGTTCCCTCATACCTGGCCACCTCCCCCATTGTGTCTCAGGGAGCAGCTCTGATGGAGGCGCAGCTGGGGAAGGGGTCAGCCCGAGGGTCAGAGCCGGGCGCTCTGTGCCCCACAGTGGCCTCGGCCCTCCTGGCACATTCCGGGGGGGACAGCCCCCAGGGGAACTGCTCCgtgaagaagaggaggaaacGGAGGCGGAAGTCCAAGTTGGACAGTGTGAAGAGGGAGGACAACGGGGAGGACTCGGAGGACGACGACATGTTCCCCATTGACATGAGTTCGGACGAGGAGCTGGGAACTGAACTGGGTGACCACAGCAG GACCTCGTCATGTGATGATGCAGCTATGGGCAACTGTTCTGGAAGCGCCTTCATGCAGAGCCAGGTGTACGCACGCTCGGACGGAGAGTGGTCACCTGTTCAGAG CCAGACGACAGAGTACAGTGCTCGGTGCACTCTGCCAATCCCTGCAAGCGGCGGCTTGTCTGTCTCTTGCCCACAGAACTCTTCTCTCTTCCAGTCTACAGACAG CCCCAGTGGATCGCGACCTTCGACCCCGAAGAGTGACTCAGAGCTAGTCACCAAAGGCTCtgacaaaggcaaaaagaacaACCCAGAGATGCTGTGGGCATGGGGAGAGCTGCCCCAAGCTGCCAAG CGCTCGTTTTCCTCCAAATCAGAGCAGTCGGTGCTGGTGAATATCCCAGTGTCTGAAAGCACTCACTTCAGGGTGATCTCGGGGGACTCTCCCCCGGAGACACGGGACAACAGCACCCCACCTCCCGCCCTGTTCGGCCCTGCGGGGCTGTGTGAGAGCGAGGCTGCGGGGGGGCTGGAGCTGGAGGCCCTGGTGGCCGGAGCTGCTGGTGCCACCTCTCGGCTGCACCTGGAGAGCGAGGATCCGAGCCCCTGCACAGGGCAGCCCCGCGCAGCCAGCAAAACTGACTCGCCCTCCAAAAAGAAAG ATAAGAGGAGCCGCCACCTGGGAGCGGATGGCGTTTATCtggatgacatcacagaactagAGCCTGAAGTGGCCGCTCTGTACTTCCCTAAGAG CGATGGCGGCGGCCCGGGCAGGAGCTGCTCAGAGAGCGGAGCCCGCTCTGCCAACCAGTCTCCACAGTCCGTTGGCAGCTCGGGGATGGACAGCGGAGTGGAGAGCTTCTCTGACCAGCTAGGCGACCTGCCATCCATCACCATTTCCCTGTGTGGGGGGCTGACTGACAACAAAGAGATCACTATAG AACAGTTTCAGGAAAAGGCAGTGTCTTATCAACAGTTTGTTGAAAACCCAGCGATTATTGATGATCCAAACCTTGTAGTGAAGATCGGAAGCAA GTATTACAACTGGACCACAGCTGCCCCTCTGATGTTAGCAATGCAGGCCTTCCAGAAGCCCCTGCCCAAG GCGACAGTAGAGAACATTATGAAAGAGAAGATGCCGAGGAAAGGAGGGAGGTGGTGGTTCTCCTGGAGGGGCCGCAACAGCAGCGCGAAGCCG GAATCCACATCTGAACAAGGACTTGGTGTGAAAGGAGAGCAGACTGGCAACATGGATTCTGCAGGCAGGTATGAGCC GATGAAGGATGAGTCTTCGTCCAGCGATGAAGATCATAGGGCCGCCAGGAGCGCTGACTCCACACAGGCCGAGCCCGTCTCACTGTCCTCAGCTGGCGTCTCGTACAAGAAGACTCTCCGGCTCACCTCTGAGCAGCTG ATGAGCTTGCAGCTGAAGGACGGGCCCAACGACGTGGTCTTCAGTGTTACCACCCAGTACCAGGGCACCTGTCGCTGTGAGGGCACCATCTACCTGTGGAGCTGGGATGACAAGATAGTCATCTCCGACATCGATGGCACCATCACCAG GTCTGACACGCTGGGCCACATTTTGCCGACGCTTGGTAAAGACTGGACTCACCAGGGGATTGCCCGGCTGTATCACAAAGTCAGCCA GAACGGCTATAAGTTCCTGTACTGCTCGGCTCGTGCCATTGGGATGGCGGACATGACCCGGGGGTACCTGCACTGGGTCAATGAGAGGGGCACCATGCTGCCACAGGGTCCCGTGCTGCTCAGTCCCAGCAGCCTGTTCTCAGCTCTCCACAG GGAAGTCATCGAAAAGAAACCAGAGAAGTTCAAAATCGAGTGTCTGACGGACATAAAGAACCTGTTTTTTCCAAACCCCCAGCCTTTTTACGCTGCTTTTGGAAATAGACCAACA GATGTGTATTCATATAAGGAAGTGGGCGTTCCACTGAACCGAATTTTCACCGTTAACCCAAAAGGAGAACTCGTACAAGAACACGCAAAGACCAACATATCATC CTACGTCCGGTTGTGTGAGGTGGTGGATCACGTGTTCCCACTGATGCGGTGTGGCGACTCTTCGGACTTCCCCTGCTCCGACACATTCAGCCAGTTCACCTACTGGAGGGAGCAGCTGCCGTCTGTGGAGAGTCCCGACATCCACATCGAGTCCAGCTGA
- the lpin1a gene encoding phosphatidate phosphatase LPIN1 isoform X3 has translation MRSVCEGKSPNLPGHMDVVVDKDKGATILGDQLKELEEGEATWSWTQTMNYVGQLAGQVLVQVKELYRGLNPATLSGCIDVIVVRQPDGSLQCSPFHVRFGKMGVLRSREKVVDIEINGESVSLHMKLGENGEAFFVKETENDKEVVPSYLATSPIVSQGAALMEAQLGKGSARGSEPGALCPTVASALLAHSGGDSPQGNCSVKKRRKRRRKSKLDSVKREDNGEDSEDDDMFPIDMSSDEELGTELGDHSRTSSCDDAAMGNCSGSAFMQSQVYARSDGEWSPVQSPSGSRPSTPKSDSELVTKGSDKGKKNNPEMLWAWGELPQAAKRSFSSKSEQSVLVNIPVSESTHFRVISGDSPPETRDNSTPPPALFGPAGLCESEAAGGLELEALVAGAAGATSRLHLESEDPSPCTGQPRAASKTDSPSKKKDKRSRHLGADGVYLDDITELEPEVAALYFPKSDGGGPGRSCSESGARSANQSPQSVGSSGMDSGVESFSDQLGDLPSITISLCGGLTDNKEITIEQFQEKAVSYQQFVENPAIIDDPNLVVKIGSKYYNWTTAAPLMLAMQAFQKPLPKATVENIMKEKMPRKGGRWWFSWRGRNSSAKPESTSEQGLGVKGEQTGNMDSAGRYEPMKDESSSSDEDHRAARSADSTQAEPVSLSSAGVSYKKTLRLTSEQLMSLQLKDGPNDVVFSVTTQYQGTCRCEGTIYLWSWDDKIVISDIDGTITRSDTLGHILPTLGKDWTHQGIARLYHKVSQNGYKFLYCSARAIGMADMTRGYLHWVNERGTMLPQGPVLLSPSSLFSALHREVIEKKPEKFKIECLTDIKNLFFPNPQPFYAAFGNRPTDVYSYKEVGVPLNRIFTVNPKGELVQEHAKTNISSYVRLCEVVDHVFPLMRCGDSSDFPCSDTFSQFTYWREQLPSVESPDIHIESS, from the exons ACGCAAACCATGAACTACGTGGGGCAGCTGGCGGGGCAGGTGCTGGTGCAGGTAAAGGAGCTGTACCGCGGCTTGAACCCCGCCACGCTGTCAGGCTGCATCGACGTCATCGTGGTGCGCCAGCCCGACGGCAGCCTGCAGTGCTCCCCCTTCCACGTGCGATTCGGGAAGATGGGCGTGCTGAGGTCCCGGGAGAAAGTG GTGGACATAGAGATCAACGGGGAATCTGTGAGTCTGCACATGAAGCTCGGAGAAAACGGGGAAGCTTTCTTCGTGAAAGAGACAGAGAATGATAAG GAGGTCGTTCCCTCATACCTGGCCACCTCCCCCATTGTGTCTCAGGGAGCAGCTCTGATGGAGGCGCAGCTGGGGAAGGGGTCAGCCCGAGGGTCAGAGCCGGGCGCTCTGTGCCCCACAGTGGCCTCGGCCCTCCTGGCACATTCCGGGGGGGACAGCCCCCAGGGGAACTGCTCCgtgaagaagaggaggaaacGGAGGCGGAAGTCCAAGTTGGACAGTGTGAAGAGGGAGGACAACGGGGAGGACTCGGAGGACGACGACATGTTCCCCATTGACATGAGTTCGGACGAGGAGCTGGGAACTGAACTGGGTGACCACAGCAG GACCTCGTCATGTGATGATGCAGCTATGGGCAACTGTTCTGGAAGCGCCTTCATGCAGAGCCAGGTGTACGCACGCTCGGACGGAGAGTGGTCACCTGTTCAGAG CCCCAGTGGATCGCGACCTTCGACCCCGAAGAGTGACTCAGAGCTAGTCACCAAAGGCTCtgacaaaggcaaaaagaacaACCCAGAGATGCTGTGGGCATGGGGAGAGCTGCCCCAAGCTGCCAAG CGCTCGTTTTCCTCCAAATCAGAGCAGTCGGTGCTGGTGAATATCCCAGTGTCTGAAAGCACTCACTTCAGGGTGATCTCGGGGGACTCTCCCCCGGAGACACGGGACAACAGCACCCCACCTCCCGCCCTGTTCGGCCCTGCGGGGCTGTGTGAGAGCGAGGCTGCGGGGGGGCTGGAGCTGGAGGCCCTGGTGGCCGGAGCTGCTGGTGCCACCTCTCGGCTGCACCTGGAGAGCGAGGATCCGAGCCCCTGCACAGGGCAGCCCCGCGCAGCCAGCAAAACTGACTCGCCCTCCAAAAAGAAAG ATAAGAGGAGCCGCCACCTGGGAGCGGATGGCGTTTATCtggatgacatcacagaactagAGCCTGAAGTGGCCGCTCTGTACTTCCCTAAGAG CGATGGCGGCGGCCCGGGCAGGAGCTGCTCAGAGAGCGGAGCCCGCTCTGCCAACCAGTCTCCACAGTCCGTTGGCAGCTCGGGGATGGACAGCGGAGTGGAGAGCTTCTCTGACCAGCTAGGCGACCTGCCATCCATCACCATTTCCCTGTGTGGGGGGCTGACTGACAACAAAGAGATCACTATAG AACAGTTTCAGGAAAAGGCAGTGTCTTATCAACAGTTTGTTGAAAACCCAGCGATTATTGATGATCCAAACCTTGTAGTGAAGATCGGAAGCAA GTATTACAACTGGACCACAGCTGCCCCTCTGATGTTAGCAATGCAGGCCTTCCAGAAGCCCCTGCCCAAG GCGACAGTAGAGAACATTATGAAAGAGAAGATGCCGAGGAAAGGAGGGAGGTGGTGGTTCTCCTGGAGGGGCCGCAACAGCAGCGCGAAGCCG GAATCCACATCTGAACAAGGACTTGGTGTGAAAGGAGAGCAGACTGGCAACATGGATTCTGCAGGCAGGTATGAGCC GATGAAGGATGAGTCTTCGTCCAGCGATGAAGATCATAGGGCCGCCAGGAGCGCTGACTCCACACAGGCCGAGCCCGTCTCACTGTCCTCAGCTGGCGTCTCGTACAAGAAGACTCTCCGGCTCACCTCTGAGCAGCTG ATGAGCTTGCAGCTGAAGGACGGGCCCAACGACGTGGTCTTCAGTGTTACCACCCAGTACCAGGGCACCTGTCGCTGTGAGGGCACCATCTACCTGTGGAGCTGGGATGACAAGATAGTCATCTCCGACATCGATGGCACCATCACCAG GTCTGACACGCTGGGCCACATTTTGCCGACGCTTGGTAAAGACTGGACTCACCAGGGGATTGCCCGGCTGTATCACAAAGTCAGCCA GAACGGCTATAAGTTCCTGTACTGCTCGGCTCGTGCCATTGGGATGGCGGACATGACCCGGGGGTACCTGCACTGGGTCAATGAGAGGGGCACCATGCTGCCACAGGGTCCCGTGCTGCTCAGTCCCAGCAGCCTGTTCTCAGCTCTCCACAG GGAAGTCATCGAAAAGAAACCAGAGAAGTTCAAAATCGAGTGTCTGACGGACATAAAGAACCTGTTTTTTCCAAACCCCCAGCCTTTTTACGCTGCTTTTGGAAATAGACCAACA GATGTGTATTCATATAAGGAAGTGGGCGTTCCACTGAACCGAATTTTCACCGTTAACCCAAAAGGAGAACTCGTACAAGAACACGCAAAGACCAACATATCATC CTACGTCCGGTTGTGTGAGGTGGTGGATCACGTGTTCCCACTGATGCGGTGTGGCGACTCTTCGGACTTCCCCTGCTCCGACACATTCAGCCAGTTCACCTACTGGAGGGAGCAGCTGCCGTCTGTGGAGAGTCCCGACATCCACATCGAGTCCAGCTGA
- the lpin1a gene encoding phosphatidate phosphatase LPIN1 isoform X2: MRSVCEGKSPNLPGHMDVVVDKDKGATILGDQLKELEEGEATWSWTQTMNYVGQLAGQVLVQVKELYRGLNPATLSGCIDVIVVRQPDGSLQCSPFHVRFGKMGVLRSREKVVDIEINGESVSLHMKLGENGEAFFVKETENDKEVVPSYLATSPIVSQGAALMEAQLGKGSARGSEPGALCPTVASALLAHSGGDSPQGNCSVKKRRKRRRKSKLDSVKREDNGEDSEDDDMFPIDMSSDEELGTELGDHSRTSSCDDAAMGNCSGSAFMQSQVYARSDGEWSPVQSQTTEYSARCTLPIPASGGLSVSCPQNSSLFQSTDSPSGSRPSTPKSDSELVTKGSDKGKKNNPEMLWAWGELPQAAKRSFSSKSEQSVLVNIPVSESTHFRVISGDSPPETRDNSTPPPALFGPAGLCESEAAGGLELEALVAGAAGATSRLHLESEDPSPCTGQPRAASKTDSPSKKKDKRSRHLGADGVYLDDITELEPEVAALYFPKSDGGGPGRSCSESGARSANQSPQSVGSSGMDSGVESFSDQLGDLPSITISLCGGLTDNKEITIEQFQEKAVSYQQFVENPAIIDDPNLVVKIGSKYYNWTTAAPLMLAMQAFQKPLPKATVENIMKEKMPRKGGRWWFSWRGRNSSAKPESTSEQGLGVKGEQTGNMDSAGRMKDESSSSDEDHRAARSADSTQAEPVSLSSAGVSYKKTLRLTSEQLMSLQLKDGPNDVVFSVTTQYQGTCRCEGTIYLWSWDDKIVISDIDGTITRSDTLGHILPTLGKDWTHQGIARLYHKVSQNGYKFLYCSARAIGMADMTRGYLHWVNERGTMLPQGPVLLSPSSLFSALHREVIEKKPEKFKIECLTDIKNLFFPNPQPFYAAFGNRPTDVYSYKEVGVPLNRIFTVNPKGELVQEHAKTNISSYVRLCEVVDHVFPLMRCGDSSDFPCSDTFSQFTYWREQLPSVESPDIHIESS, from the exons ACGCAAACCATGAACTACGTGGGGCAGCTGGCGGGGCAGGTGCTGGTGCAGGTAAAGGAGCTGTACCGCGGCTTGAACCCCGCCACGCTGTCAGGCTGCATCGACGTCATCGTGGTGCGCCAGCCCGACGGCAGCCTGCAGTGCTCCCCCTTCCACGTGCGATTCGGGAAGATGGGCGTGCTGAGGTCCCGGGAGAAAGTG GTGGACATAGAGATCAACGGGGAATCTGTGAGTCTGCACATGAAGCTCGGAGAAAACGGGGAAGCTTTCTTCGTGAAAGAGACAGAGAATGATAAG GAGGTCGTTCCCTCATACCTGGCCACCTCCCCCATTGTGTCTCAGGGAGCAGCTCTGATGGAGGCGCAGCTGGGGAAGGGGTCAGCCCGAGGGTCAGAGCCGGGCGCTCTGTGCCCCACAGTGGCCTCGGCCCTCCTGGCACATTCCGGGGGGGACAGCCCCCAGGGGAACTGCTCCgtgaagaagaggaggaaacGGAGGCGGAAGTCCAAGTTGGACAGTGTGAAGAGGGAGGACAACGGGGAGGACTCGGAGGACGACGACATGTTCCCCATTGACATGAGTTCGGACGAGGAGCTGGGAACTGAACTGGGTGACCACAGCAG GACCTCGTCATGTGATGATGCAGCTATGGGCAACTGTTCTGGAAGCGCCTTCATGCAGAGCCAGGTGTACGCACGCTCGGACGGAGAGTGGTCACCTGTTCAGAG CCAGACGACAGAGTACAGTGCTCGGTGCACTCTGCCAATCCCTGCAAGCGGCGGCTTGTCTGTCTCTTGCCCACAGAACTCTTCTCTCTTCCAGTCTACAGACAG CCCCAGTGGATCGCGACCTTCGACCCCGAAGAGTGACTCAGAGCTAGTCACCAAAGGCTCtgacaaaggcaaaaagaacaACCCAGAGATGCTGTGGGCATGGGGAGAGCTGCCCCAAGCTGCCAAG CGCTCGTTTTCCTCCAAATCAGAGCAGTCGGTGCTGGTGAATATCCCAGTGTCTGAAAGCACTCACTTCAGGGTGATCTCGGGGGACTCTCCCCCGGAGACACGGGACAACAGCACCCCACCTCCCGCCCTGTTCGGCCCTGCGGGGCTGTGTGAGAGCGAGGCTGCGGGGGGGCTGGAGCTGGAGGCCCTGGTGGCCGGAGCTGCTGGTGCCACCTCTCGGCTGCACCTGGAGAGCGAGGATCCGAGCCCCTGCACAGGGCAGCCCCGCGCAGCCAGCAAAACTGACTCGCCCTCCAAAAAGAAAG ATAAGAGGAGCCGCCACCTGGGAGCGGATGGCGTTTATCtggatgacatcacagaactagAGCCTGAAGTGGCCGCTCTGTACTTCCCTAAGAG CGATGGCGGCGGCCCGGGCAGGAGCTGCTCAGAGAGCGGAGCCCGCTCTGCCAACCAGTCTCCACAGTCCGTTGGCAGCTCGGGGATGGACAGCGGAGTGGAGAGCTTCTCTGACCAGCTAGGCGACCTGCCATCCATCACCATTTCCCTGTGTGGGGGGCTGACTGACAACAAAGAGATCACTATAG AACAGTTTCAGGAAAAGGCAGTGTCTTATCAACAGTTTGTTGAAAACCCAGCGATTATTGATGATCCAAACCTTGTAGTGAAGATCGGAAGCAA GTATTACAACTGGACCACAGCTGCCCCTCTGATGTTAGCAATGCAGGCCTTCCAGAAGCCCCTGCCCAAG GCGACAGTAGAGAACATTATGAAAGAGAAGATGCCGAGGAAAGGAGGGAGGTGGTGGTTCTCCTGGAGGGGCCGCAACAGCAGCGCGAAGCCG GAATCCACATCTGAACAAGGACTTGGTGTGAAAGGAGAGCAGACTGGCAACATGGATTCTGCAGGCAG GATGAAGGATGAGTCTTCGTCCAGCGATGAAGATCATAGGGCCGCCAGGAGCGCTGACTCCACACAGGCCGAGCCCGTCTCACTGTCCTCAGCTGGCGTCTCGTACAAGAAGACTCTCCGGCTCACCTCTGAGCAGCTG ATGAGCTTGCAGCTGAAGGACGGGCCCAACGACGTGGTCTTCAGTGTTACCACCCAGTACCAGGGCACCTGTCGCTGTGAGGGCACCATCTACCTGTGGAGCTGGGATGACAAGATAGTCATCTCCGACATCGATGGCACCATCACCAG GTCTGACACGCTGGGCCACATTTTGCCGACGCTTGGTAAAGACTGGACTCACCAGGGGATTGCCCGGCTGTATCACAAAGTCAGCCA GAACGGCTATAAGTTCCTGTACTGCTCGGCTCGTGCCATTGGGATGGCGGACATGACCCGGGGGTACCTGCACTGGGTCAATGAGAGGGGCACCATGCTGCCACAGGGTCCCGTGCTGCTCAGTCCCAGCAGCCTGTTCTCAGCTCTCCACAG GGAAGTCATCGAAAAGAAACCAGAGAAGTTCAAAATCGAGTGTCTGACGGACATAAAGAACCTGTTTTTTCCAAACCCCCAGCCTTTTTACGCTGCTTTTGGAAATAGACCAACA GATGTGTATTCATATAAGGAAGTGGGCGTTCCACTGAACCGAATTTTCACCGTTAACCCAAAAGGAGAACTCGTACAAGAACACGCAAAGACCAACATATCATC CTACGTCCGGTTGTGTGAGGTGGTGGATCACGTGTTCCCACTGATGCGGTGTGGCGACTCTTCGGACTTCCCCTGCTCCGACACATTCAGCCAGTTCACCTACTGGAGGGAGCAGCTGCCGTCTGTGGAGAGTCCCGACATCCACATCGAGTCCAGCTGA